The Cryptomeria japonica chromosome 6, Sugi_1.0, whole genome shotgun sequence genomic interval atttgattattaaacaaaatcaagacatcacataaatatcaaaatcataaATCATATAATATGACTCCTGGCATGTATTTTTTCAAACTGATTACAAACATAGGGTTTTAAGAGCTACACAACACTACAAATAAAAACTAAAATTTCATATTTGTAGGGCACATGCCAACACAACTATTGTCATTCCATTTCAAGGCATAAAAAGTACATATGACTACCTACTAGTAGTGCACAAGACTAAAATTTGTGTCTAATCATTCATAGATATAAGAATCCTACTTAAGTTACATATGTAGTTAACACATAGAGTAGGCCAACATTCAAATGTAACAAAAATGAATAAGAATAAGAggaaaagataaaatattttaacTAGGATCTTATGAGAGTGAACTTGAAGTTTGACCAAGGTCATATGCAATATTAAAATTTTGACATAGGGACAATAGGTGAGACCCTAATTGTTACTTTTTGAAGTAGTTATATAAATATATGATGTTTTCCCATGATTTTGTCATTTGAAATCCAAGGTATTATCGCCCTTTGTAGGTTCTATGTGCTTTTACTACACCTTACTAGATAAAAAGTTGAGACATATTTACATTCACATGTTTCATATACATTAAATAAGAACATAACTAAACCATATCAAGTATATTTGTAATCTATATTCAATTTTCATCACAATTTCACTTTTCACATTCACATTTGTTGAGAAAAGGTGTCTCAACCTCGCATTCCCAATGTTtgtattcatttattattttttcctcacatgaggaGAGGGGCATCCAACTTTGAGGTATCATATGTTATACAATTTGAAGTGTGTGTAAGAGGTTGTACTTGGAATCTAAATGTCTTATGAGATTTTAGGGTGAAAATTACTTACGATGGGTTCTTATGGTGCATAAAAACATGATTATAGGTCACACTAGAATCTTGACCAAAATTATGAAAATCATATGATATGCATCATAGAGAATCTATTAATGGAGGAAGAGTAGAAATTGGATGACCAAGTTAGTTAATCAAATATGATGTTACAACAATATAACACGTAAGGAGTATCATAAATATCACTTGAAGACCAAGACCAAGAATGGATTACTAGAATTTGTGCCATTTTGAGTGCCACTTTTGGGCTCATGGATTTGGTACATGGTAAATTTAATGGTTTCTAGTTTTATTCATCTATTTATTAGTGCTTGAAAATGGAGTTAGTATGGTTAATTTTATAGGTGTCATTATGTTTCTAGAATTACCCTAGATATGCAAGTTGGTATACTTCTTTAGAGGCATAGCTTGGATATTGTTTGTAACCATTTCTTTTATTAATACAATTGGTCTTTCTTTTAAGTGTCTTTTGAAGTATGGGTTCTATTCCTAAATTTTTTTTCCTTGTAAatcttgtgtattttttttttatcgatGGAAATCTTGTGTAATTACTAAGGGTATATTTTTATGTATTAGTATTTATAACTACAAATTTACTTGCATATACCTCTCCTTTAAATAATAGTATAGGAACTCTATTTTGCACCTATAGTTCATTTTATTTACTATAAAATCTTGACCacctcatattttatattttaagaatAACTCTTTTTTACTGATCTTGGATTGAATGGTAGTTTGTGTAACTTTGAGCTATGAAAACTCAAAATGGATGATATGCTCATGGATAGATATCTATGTGTTTTGTTATCTAGATCAGAACTTACTATAATTTTGCAATAATAGTTGGATAAGTTGGATAGAAAAGGGTCTTATTAGAATTTGTTTGGAAAAAACTACGTTGTTAAAAGTGTGTTAAGAAACCATCACAATTTAGTTCTTTGGAAAAAGTTGGGAGAGATTTATCAAGCTAAATCATGGGTAAATGAAACTTTCCTAAGAAAGAAGTTGTATATCTTCAAGATGGAGGATGGTAGTTATATGTTCAAGCACTTGAACAAATTCAATATGATTGTGACCTAATTACATGCTCCATTGGAGTGGAGATAGAGGAGTAGATTTTTTGCATGACACTATTGTGTTCTTTCTAGACTCATGAGATCACTTGGTGATGGAAATAAAGGGAAGTAAATTTGAACTCAAGATGGATGATGTATTTTCATCAGTAATCTCAAAGGAGATGAGGTATTTCTTTGCATCATGGCAGCTAAGAATCACTTCTTACCACTAAATTAGGAACTAAGGTAGATGAGAGGTTTGATTAATTTCCTTGTTTTGTTTGAGTAACCTTATAGGTGCATGTTACCTCCTTGCACCTTTTGATGAGATTAGATATCAAAAACCTTTAAATGATTTGTCTTTTGTGCTGATTTTTCAAGAGATTATTTCACATGTATGATTTGTTATCATACCTCATGTGATCTTAGAGTTCTAAAATACCAAACACCTCTTTCCCTATAGGAAACTTTTTTGGGGATTTCATCATCCCAAGGGATGACCTCAACCATGTCGTTTGGAGGGCTAGGAGTGTTAGGTAGAAGAAGTTTCTACAACTTATTACCTTATAATATGTATTATACATAAAATATTATCAATAAGACTCCTATGAAGGCTTGGACAAGAAAAAATACCtcattacaaaataattttttggttTCACGCACCTAAGCAAAAGTAGTCATTGCTACAAGATAAGGTAGTTAAGTGTATTCTTTTTAGCTATagtgttggtgtgaaaggatacaagatttggacTATGTGTTGAGAGATTTTTATAAagtagaatttttatttttagatataTTAATACTTCTCCCAAAATTTGAGAtgaaattggaagcttctagacATATCTTGGGTATGGATATCATAAGCGATATAATGAACATAAATATATGTTTGGGATAGAGAAAGTTTGTGAATTCATTGTTAGAGAGATGAAACGTAAAAAAATGTAACTATTATGTGTTCTTACTCTAGAGGAAACTAAATTATCTTTAGATAAATATCCACATGGCTCAAGTACCTTAGGTTAAATTTATTTTGGGAGTTTGATGTATGTTGTGGTTTGTACTAGATtagacatttttaaaaaaaataggagTCTTGTGCAGTTCCATGCCTAATACTAAATGAGTTCATTGTGACACTGTTAAGGGGATCCTTAAATACTTGTTTGGTACCTCCAAGTACTCTATTTTATTATAATAGTGATTATATAAGGGAAATACATAGTAGATATTAATGGATTTGTAGACCTTGAGTGGAAAAGTGATATTAACAACAAGAGATCGACAAATGATTCTATTTTCACTTTGTTCTATGGTGTTTTAAAGTGGATAAGCAATTGATAGTGCCTTTGTCTACTATAAAGAGCAAGTGGGGAAACCACTCACATCTATAAGGAGGATATGAAGATTCATATATTATGGTTTAGACTAAGCTCTTGAGTTCTATTCAAACTAATCTCAGGAGTGTCCTCTAGAGTGAGCTATAAGAGTTAAGCATATTGGGAGTGAGGATTAGATGTACATCAAGTTTTATTTtgattataaaaatattaatagcACATGTGACAATTAGAGAGGCCACATGTATGTTTGGAAAAGAACCTAACCTTTCATGGAAGGACAAAGCATATTCACATCTAGTACCATTTTTCAATACATGGTAAACTATGGGAACATAATGCTAAAGATATTTGATAGTTCACACATATTGTGCAAATGAATTAATAAAGTTAgtgataatatatattttttaattctgTCACATGATTTTATAAACCATTCAACCCCGAGTAGTTAAATGATAATGTTATTTTTCACctttttctcttgcaaggtattcAACAAGTGGGAAAATATTACGCCAAAGATCTCTCAACCTTGCATTTGTAATGTTCCTATTAATTATTTTATCTGAGCACGTGACAAGTGAAGCATCCCATTTTTAGATATAATTATTTTTCATATGTAGACCATATTAGAATGTGTGTAATAGGTTATAGGAGCATCTAAATATAATTATAACAGTGTAAGGTATATATTAAATATATCATAAAACATCTTTGAAGGGAGGAAGAGGACAAAAATTGAGTGAGCAAGTTTGGTGGCAAACTATGATAAGCTATGATAGTATGATAATGTTTAAGGGATATGCTAAATATTACTCAAACATCAAAACCAACAATAGGACATTGGAATTTTTCCATTTGAGTGTCAATTTTGGGCTCATAGATTTGGTACATAAATTTGTAaaactatttaataatttttagtttGAAGCATATTTTCTTGTTGTTTGGAGATGGAGTTAGTATGATTATTTTTGTAGGTAGCATTATGCTTCCAAAGTTATGCCATGTCTACATATTATTGCTAAATAAACAATTAGTTTTTCTTTTTAGatacaatttttttcttgaaaggtctttcatataaaatttgtgtcTTAGTGTATTTTCTTGTGTATTATTTTTTGTAACTacaaagattaaatttatttgaacatacctcttcatcacaagcatAATTTGCATTTGTATTTCCTTTCAATGTTTGATTGTCATACACAATTTTCATTCCAAATTAACTTCTTTTTCTTCTATTCTTTAATTTGAAAGAATTGCTTTGTATTTAGAAAACATATCAAATGTTATTAATTGTATTCCAATTTATGAATAGTTTCATATGTGGTGTTTTCTTTTGATGGTATAATAAATCTGATGGATGTCCAGTACATATTAAGAATAAAAGAAACACACTTCTTTTAATTGATGATACTCTTGCAAATGTATAACTTCAATATTGTAATGTAGTATTTTTGTAAGTAGCATTATAGTATCAAAATTATTCCGCATTTATATATTGGTTATACCACATTGACATATTAATGAGATACAACATTGACATATTGGTGATACCTATAAAATTTTGACATAGATATTGCAACcattattataaattataaaattgaTCTTACTTTTAATGCTTAATATTTCTTTTGAAAAGATTTTTCCATATAAAATGTGTTATGGTATATTTTGTTGTATATTATTTTTTTCTAActacaaatattaaatttatttgtaCATAGCTCTCATTATAAAATAGAATAGGAAATATATTTTAcacttaaattttttattttcacaCAATTTTTAATATTCTTTTGTTCGAAAGAATTACTTTGTAATATATAATATTCAAGAGAatcatattatttattaataacacATTCAATGGATGCTCATATTGGGAGTGGACATTAGATATGGATGCATaggagtttttttttttgtattgtaatAACAAACTCATGGGTGCCTACTACATATTAAAAGTAGAAAGTATTAGCACTTGTTTCAATTGATAATATTCTTGTAGAGATATAGCTTTAATAATGTATTAATTTGTTATTTTTGAATAATACAATGGtctttattttgaaataaaaaattttgTGATAATTTTTCATGTATATTTCTTTTTGTAATTGTAAAGATTATATTATTTATACATATGCTTCCTTTTAACGTTCAATTTTAAACAATTTTCATTCgcaattaatatttttttcctctattaaaattattttctcataaaGATAATACAAAAAAGCACCTAAATTTTTTTAGAATGTTTAAATGCACACCAAAGTTAAAGAATTGCTAATTTAATTTAGTAAGTagctttaaaattaaatatttaaaaatattattctaaaaacttttattattaattaattatagtaTTTTAACACGTTGCTGTTAAAACAAACAAAAGTTGCCCAAATTTCCTGTCGAAAATGTTCAACATGGAATTTGTGCTTGACGGACTATATCCTGAGCTCTTTGGATTATCTCTGCACCTTAACATGTTTGGAAATTTGAGAAACTTTACTGATCGCCAGATTCCTCCGTtgcaatatgcattcaaaacataaTTTTATGCGAGCTTCAATCAACTGGGTTAATATACAAAAAAATAAGGTGGAGTTGAGGCAATCATAAAGAGAACATCGACCAGGAGGCAACGTCATCGGGTATCCATGACTAGTGGATTAAATTTCTCACGTCCTCAACACCGCCGCCTCTCATATGGTGATGAATGTGTCAGCTGCAGTTTAATAAGGGGCGGGGGACGGGTGAGTATCAGACGAAACGACCTGCACACTGTAAGCTGGGCTACCCTTGAGACTTGTTTTGCACTTCATTTCCTGTGATCAAGTGCGTAGGTAACTAGTCTTTGCTCTCTACCCTCACCAACAGAATGCCGCATTGGACAACTGATGGTAGGTCAGAGAAAAGGATTGTGATTAGGGGAAGAGCACTGGTAGTCGTCATAGCTAATTTCGCATACCCACAGATCTTAAATGATACATCggattttgattatttgtttttagttgtcttcgtatgcgacttaattgcttatagctattgatctggcttctgggtagtaacgatgcatgttgtggaatcagttatgcgcacaaaagTCAAAAagaacacatttcaaagtgtcgcctgatacctaactaaagatgttcaataaccgtcaactcaaaattgctagtacttgttgacaaatgtcccaatagtggtgcacaaacgttccaatagtggtgcacaaatgggccaattatgaacaaaaaatgatcggctattggtacaaaacaaatttattaatggtgttttcgctatgatggctattggggggtcaacgtGACAATAAAATGacagttattggaactatgttacctattgatgctcttcccctaTCAGTTGAACGGGAGAAATAATTACAACTTCACCACGACATGATATTAACGACCGAATGGACGAAACAGGATAACTGAAACGGAAAGAAGACTTTGACTAATCTAGAAAGTTGTACCTTCGAATGTGTTGGTTAAGCCCAGCCCAATAGGCAATATAATATTGAAAAAAGGTTGACCAATGAATATAGTGACAATTTACACGGACCCGCACGCGTCTGTAAAAAGCTGAATCTTCTTAATTAGAAATAGTATTTACTAAACTTTCATGGATTCTCTCATTAGATAAATGAAAACGCAAATTTGAAAGGCAACTTAACTATTGTTATTTAAGAGGAAAATATGTTGCCAACCGAACACCCaatcaggcctggaatttgacaggctaaatggccgttttttcacttttgaaccgtatttgacagcttaaaaaattagttgaacgtatgcattgacatgctatttttttctaaaaccgtatagatgacacttcaaattataaataaaccgtaaaaaaatatagtaggtaatatatatcatagaatattataatttattatattgatatatattagtttagaatgtttattataaaaatacaaatttatttagaatattttgaaatggaaggatgtagttgtttctaattttataatattttaatatgattttttagaatagttcttttttttcatatgaatttagaaacttgtcataattgaaatgatagatgataaaatattttaatatgaatttttacaatacattgtatttttttatatatgaatttagaaacttagggCATGTCCCCAtgcaaatattttaatatgaatttttacaatatattgtatttttttatatatgaatttagaaacttagggCATGTCCCCATGCTGctacttagcttattttggctagcagctacTACTCAACTTTTTTAGGAGCAATTTATGGAGCAGATGGCCCCATGGATAGTCAAATGGCTGCTTATTTTTATGCAATCTTCTTAAAttattttgtaaatgaaattattgataatgttttaacaaataaaattcataagcAAAATTTTAGGCAAGTAAATAGGAGAGCAAAAAAGCTTATTTTTATGCAATCTTCTTAAAttattttgtaaatgaaattattgataatttttttacaaataaaattcataagCAAAATTTTAGGCAATTAAATAGGAGAGCAAAAAAATATGGTGAAGCTATGTGTCCTTTTTTTTCAATAaccctttttttcaaagcttatttttattttttaaagcgCTATAGtgaaagattccaatttatccttttcccttaattagaattttacatgggaacactcttgctgcttaaatttaagcataAAATGCTCATAAGCAGCTACATGGGGACATGGGGTTAgtcaatttaattttctaaatatatttaataagattgttatagaaacttgtcataatatatatatatatatatatatatatatatatatatatatatatatatatatatatatatatatatatatatatatatatatatatatatatataatttttaaatttttaaattttaatatttattattactaaattagtaattattaattgattatcatttaatgttaatatataatatatattagtatattaatttagaaacttatttagtaaatttaagatttttgcatatattagtaatttatcattattttttcattaagacaatgattttcatttcttcccaagaaagatgtgcattgcattttggtgtggcttcaatcttctacatttatattttttgacagttaatatttttcttaaaacgtcaaatgaaagacATTGAAATGACTAAACTGTCATAAAAAATGCATATGACAGATAGGGGTGGCTGTCAACTTCCAGGCCCGCACCCAATACATTCGAAAGGCCAAAGGCCAATATATTTGAGGCTTTTATTTCGCGTAACGTGCAACACATGTTCAACTGAGATAGTGGAAAACGGTTCCAAAGGAGAGTACGAAGAAAAGACATTTTACAACTATTCCCCGTGGAAATCTTACATCCACGTGAAAACAATTGTAAATGTCTTTGCATGGAGAGAAAAAGCCTATAAATACCATCAAATGAGAGGCTCCAAATGCCCAACAAGCCAACCTCAGCTGTTTGTCGAGCAATACAAGCCCAGTTCAAATCCACATTCTGTGGTGAAGAAAGAAGCGGCGCCATTTTAATACAGTTACTTCTCCATTATGGGAAAAGGAGGAATTTCTCACGAAGTCCAACCTGGTTGTCCTCAAGATCCAGCGGATAACACTCCTCAACTTCTGTCACCCTTGCAGATGGGCCCGATGTTCAGCCTTTCCCACAGGTAAAACATATATTTCATGTTCATCAATTTCTGCAAccattttcaatttcttgaagactATTGCTTTCTCTAGTTTGATTACTATTTTTAACGTGTATAGAGTTGTGTTGGCTCCTGTAACTCGGTGCCGCGCAATAGACAACATTCCTCAAGCTTGTCACGTGAAGTTTTATTCTCAGAGGACCACCAAAGGAGGTCTTCTCATCTCAGAGGCTAACGCCGTCTCACCTCAAGCTATTGGGTATGTAAAACTAAAATCAAAAGTTTAATGAATGTGTTTTCATTGAAGTGGGGCTACTGATGAGATCTTATTTTACAGGTTTCCACATTCTCCTGGTATTTTCATTGAAGAACAAGTAATGGCGTGGAAAAAGGTTGTGGACGCCGTTCACGCTAAGGGCGGCGTAATTTTTTGCCAGCTCTGGCATGTCGGCAGGGCTTCGCACACAGGTAAGAAATCAAATCAATTATCCgttcttgtttggcattttctttttcattttcaatatGGATTTGGTTTAGATTTGGCTTGTGTCTGGATATGTGTTGCAGTTTATCAGCCCAACGGAGAAGCACCAATATCGTCCACAGCCAAGGCAATATCAGACGAATGGAGCATCTTGATGCCCGGCGGATCTAAGTCCACTTACTCCCCCCCACGTGCGCTTTCTGTGTCTGAAATAGTGGCTGTGGTTGAAGAGTTTCGTAAGGCTGCGAGGAACGCCATGTGCGCGGGATTTGATGGCGTGGAAATACACGCCGCACACGGGTACCTGATCGACCAGTTCCTTAAGGACGGAGTAAACGACAGAGTGGACGACTACGGTGGGTCCCTGCAGAATAGATGCCGCTTTGCCATGGAGGTCTTGGACGCAGTGGTGGGGGAGATTGGCGCTGAACGCACCGCCATAAGAGTGTCGCCCGTTATACACCACATGGGCGCTACCGATTCCGACCCCCTTTCTCTCACCTCTCACTTAATCGGCCTGCTCAATTCGCATCCTCTGGCTTACCTGCACATGACAGAGCCCCGATTCACAAGAGAGGGCCTCAAAGACGATGGGGCAGAGGGCGAAATGATGACTGCCGCAATGTGGAAGATGGTGAAGGAGGAATACAAAGGAAGGCTTATGAGGAGTGGCGGATACAGCAGAGAGACTGCCATGGAAGCCGTGTCCAATGGTAGTGCAGATATGATATCCTTTGGTAGGCTGTTTATTTCGAATCCGGATCTGCCCCTGAGATTCGCTATTGAAGCGAAGCTCAGCAAGTATGACCGCTCTACTTTCTACACTCACGACCAGGTGGTTGGTTACAGTGATTACCCGTTTTACATCCATACTTCCCCTGCATCAAATTCAAAGTTTGATGAGCATGTTGACTTTAGAGCAGAGGTTGAATCATCATGAGCCGTGACAATGCTGCAAACCGGCAAAGCAGATGAACAGTTCCCCACTAAATACTTGACCGAAGTTAAGACAACTAGCTTTATTTCCGTGTTCCATTTGTATGCCGTCATATTGTTCGAAGCTACGACAGCGCAGACTCAATTCAACAGAAATTGTATAAATTAATTCTATAAATGATTATGAAAAGGGTTTGAACAAATTTGGGTAGCAGGAACGCGCAACAAATTTGTTTTGGATAAATTTCTATGGTTGACTTTGTTTTCATAGAACAGAAAATtgacatttattattatttaaaataaagatTGACATGTTTATTTATATGTAGTTAAGAAGTTAAAACtcttaaaaaaaaagataaatatataatttattttaaaaatatagagatattcattttaattgattatttgatttatttattatattttttggaaaatGGGTATTTAAAGAGAGATATATTTCAATATCTTTTATATAGATTTTCTTAAAGATTGGTATACTAGTAACACTTATAATTGTATCATTTTAACAATACTATTTTAGtgatttaatcatttgtgtttgaataATATTAGAATTAAATATAGAATTGTGCAACTAGCttgatcttcaatttctttagTTGACTTTCTGTCATAGAACGTAAAAGtaacatttattattatttaaaatgaaGATTTACAAGTCTATTTATAAGTTATGAAGAAATTAAATTCTTGAATATAAGACAAATATAATTTATGTAAATATTATTTTGAAGTGACTATTTGAATTATTTatcacatttttttttgaaatatagttATTTCAAGAAGGATATATCTCAATGTCTATTATATAGGATTTTCCAAAGATACACTACTATTAGCATCTAAAATAATAACATTTAACAACACTTTTTTAGTGATTTGATCAATTGTGTTTGAGTAATAATGAATAATAACATAATCATGCATATACTTTGATCTTCAAATATACCCTATAGCTTGTACATGTTATAGAAAAATGAGTTAGATTTTTGAGAACCAAAAGTGGGAAGCATCTAAATCAGAAGTACACAATCCTTTATTGAGTGGATCATTTTGTGGGTCAATGAATCAATTTAAATCATCATTAATATTACCTCCAAATGACTCTACCAAGCAATTACAAAAGAATAAACAATCACAATTGAACATCCATGAGCTCTATTTACAATATTTATTTCTATCCAAATATTGAAAGTTAACATGACCCTTGCAACCTTATTAATTAATAACTCCACGTCAAATTCATCATTTTGACTTCCTTCTAGTGCATTGGGACTACCTACTTTTATTGCAATGGTATGTGTAACAATTCCTTTCAATTAATGTAATATTTTCCTATTATAACTATACATACTATTATTTGTGCTAAAAAATGGATACTATTGTCAATTTATTCATTAGTTGTTGAGTCTATTTAATATTGGTTCTTATAATTAGTAATTTCTAGTAATTACTAGTTTGATTTACATCTCTAAGATTTGAAAAATGCTGATGAAAATTTTGCTAGTTATTTCTCTATCCTTCTTATCTAAATATATTATCTAAACCAATAACtacattgaattatttatttaatattttattacaacCATAAGATGGTATATCATTTACAAGAAGCAACTATTCGAAACCTCTAACTAGAATCGTACATACTCACAAAATATCTAAAAATAAtgattttgacaagtactatttttgtaaaaaaaaaattatagtaatGTGCTATatgtattaaaataaaaaatattatcctTAAAGCCAAGATCATATATATACCTCCAAaattcatgtttatattttctAGTAGCGTTTGACAAATTCAAGAGTCTATGTTCTATAGAATTTTTTTCTCAAGTCTTGTTCTTTCTAATGGAGAAAAATCAAATGTTGAAATTTAGAGTTGTGAATAGATTGTTGAGGTTCCAATAGTGAATACTAAACTCTAATTGGTGAAAGTAATAGAAGTACTAAATATCTAAAAATGCTACATGTTTAAAATCTTGACAAATGACACCAATTAGATATGATTTTCTTGTTCTTACTTTTTTTTGAATGATCATGCGTAAATGCAATGTATTTCTATCTTGACTATAATGTGTCATAACTATACCAAGTATTATCTATTTTACATAAAATAAACATATTTTTAATAGATTATTTTTTTATAGTTCATATTTTGTGGTATAACATCATCTACGAGAATCACATTACCTTCATGGATATTTGTGAgttgtattgttttatttgtatAATATTACCTTGATATTCTTTAGACCATAGTGTGTTTTTCCATCAATATCTcttcacatacatacatacatacatacatacatacatacacacatacgtaCGTAcgtgcacacatacatacattaaTTTTATAATTTGACCATGTTGTAGGCTAAATATGATTTCCAACCCATGTTCAATtgcattcatcaattttaaaatcACTATTATTTATAACATCTTTTGGAGTAGATGATCAAAGTATGAAAGCTATAGAACATCATAAAGTCATATGTGAGGCCCCCAAACCAACCCATACAAACATATCACATTATTGTAcaatcaaagtatattagatgaatTGAACATTGCGATAGCATCATATACCTGCAAATAATATGAATCTATCAAATCACATTCATGTGTTAACATTGTTAATTCAATCGTTATTGGGTTTTTGTGGCATACATGCCTCATTAAAAGTATGCGCTAAAATAAGGGAAGGAAATAGAGCAATTAAGAAGCATCACATCAGAGAAACACAATCATTAACATCCAAAATATGAGGGATGTCATCATTAGGAGTATGCAAAGGAAATGTACAAGGGGAATGAATGatctataaaatattatatttgaattgaaga includes:
- the LOC131039685 gene encoding 12-oxophytodienoate reductase 7, translated to MGKGGISHEVQPGCPQDPADNTPQLLSPLQMGPMFSLSHRVVLAPVTRCRAIDNIPQACHVKFYSQRTTKGGLLISEANAVSPQAIGFPHSPGIFIEEQVMAWKKVVDAVHAKGGVIFCQLWHVGRASHTVYQPNGEAPISSTAKAISDEWSILMPGGSKSTYSPPRALSVSEIVAVVEEFRKAARNAMCAGFDGVEIHAAHGYLIDQFLKDGVNDRVDDYGGSLQNRCRFAMEVLDAVVGEIGAERTAIRVSPVIHHMGATDSDPLSLTSHLIGLLNSHPLAYLHMTEPRFTREGLKDDGAEGEMMTAAMWKMVKEEYKGRLMRSGGYSRETAMEAVSNGSADMISFGRLFISNPDLPLRFAIEAKLSKYDRSTFYTHDQVVGYSDYPFYIHTSPASNSKFDEHVDFRAEVESS